A stretch of the Paenibacillus dendritiformis genome encodes the following:
- a CDS encoding macrolide family glycosyltransferase encodes MSKIVFFSIPAHGHTNPTIPVVTELVNRGHQVWYYSFLEFQGKIEGAGAAFIACDAFLPQLSQKELNRKVGKDFAALIEMVADTTIALDEKVCKELREIQPDCIVSDSLCFWGKLFAKKLGIPYICSTTTFAFNQHTAKLMKRGFIELWRMIVGLPRINKKIQLLKDRGYEVENFVSIIQNNNETDTIVYTAKEFQPMASTFSERYAFVGPSIRQSPPVLNNKKDRKIIYVSLGTILNQNQDFYQNLIQAFADTDYDVVMSVGEKTEISSLGSIPGNFTVKNFVDQISVLQTADVFITHCGMNSANESLYFGVPMVLFPQHSEQRLVAERVAELGAGLKLQGKKPKYLAAAVSEVLANRTYQENAQKLSETFQSAGGAVEAANVIISKIREKT; translated from the coding sequence ATGAGCAAAATTGTATTTTTTTCGATACCCGCACATGGTCATACCAATCCGACCATTCCGGTGGTAACCGAGTTAGTCAATAGAGGACATCAAGTTTGGTATTATTCCTTTCTAGAATTTCAGGGGAAAATAGAAGGTGCTGGCGCTGCATTTATTGCTTGTGATGCATTTTTGCCCCAGCTATCCCAAAAAGAATTGAATCGTAAGGTTGGTAAAGATTTTGCAGCATTGATTGAAATGGTCGCCGATACGACCATTGCTTTGGATGAAAAGGTATGTAAGGAATTACGGGAAATTCAGCCGGATTGTATTGTATCCGACTCTTTATGCTTTTGGGGAAAATTATTTGCAAAAAAACTAGGAATTCCATATATTTGTTCGACGACTACCTTTGCTTTTAATCAGCATACAGCGAAACTGATGAAGCGGGGTTTCATAGAATTATGGAGAATGATCGTGGGTTTGCCCCGAATTAACAAAAAAATTCAGTTGTTAAAGGATCGTGGGTATGAAGTAGAGAATTTTGTCTCGATTATTCAAAATAATAATGAAACGGACACCATTGTCTATACCGCGAAAGAATTCCAGCCGATGGCAAGTACCTTTTCCGAGCGATATGCTTTTGTCGGACCATCCATCAGGCAGTCTCCGCCGGTACTAAATAACAAAAAAGATAGAAAAATAATCTACGTTTCTCTTGGGACTATACTTAATCAAAATCAAGATTTTTACCAAAACCTTATCCAGGCATTTGCAGATACGGACTATGATGTTGTGATGTCAGTTGGTGAAAAAACGGAGATTTCTTCTCTTGGCAGCATACCCGGAAATTTCACGGTGAAAAACTTCGTGGATCAGATATCGGTATTACAGACAGCAGATGTATTTATTACCCATTGCGGCATGAATAGTGCGAATGAAAGCCTGTATTTTGGAGTTCCCATGGTTTTATTTCCGCAACATAGCGAACAAAGATTAGTGGCTGAGCGGGTTGCTGAACTGGGCGCAGGATTAAAATTGCAAGGAAAGAAGCCCAAATATTTGGCAGCAGCGGTATCTGAGGTGCTGGCTAACCGGACATATCAGGAAAATGCGCAGAAACTGTCAGAAACTTTTCAGAGTGCTGGCGGTGCAGTAGAAGCAGCCAATGTGATTATATCTAAAATTCGGGAGAAAACTTAA
- a CDS encoding sigma factor-like helix-turn-helix DNA-binding protein: MRTSECALFEKSRENTCFSNELETRILVQQLLHSLPLQGRRVLYKLYILNMTEAEVAKQLKMSQQAVNKWKRKMLQQLSQSVNF, encoded by the coding sequence ATGCGCACGAGTGAATGTGCCCTTTTTGAAAAAAGTCGAGAAAATACTTGTTTTTCCAATGAACTTGAGACTCGCATATTGGTACAGCAGCTTCTTCATTCTTTGCCGCTACAGGGAAGAAGGGTCCTTTATAAACTTTACATTCTGAATATGACAGAAGCCGAGGTGGCGAAGCAACTTAAAATGAGCCAACAGGCGGTGAATAAATGGAAACGAAAAATGCTTCAGCAACTATCTCAGAGCGTGAATTTCTAA
- a CDS encoding helix-turn-helix domain-containing protein has translation METKNASATISEREFLTLLQAAKQKDTEAMLQIIEIFKEDILKISTYIKLPTEDVVSYIVLELLEAIVEDEFSK, from the coding sequence ATGGAAACGAAAAATGCTTCAGCAACTATCTCAGAGCGTGAATTTCTAACCCTCTTACAGGCAGCGAAGCAAAAAGATACTGAGGCGATGCTGCAAATAATTGAAATTTTCAAAGAAGACATCTTGAAGATCAGCACCTATATTAAATTACCGACCGAAGATGTAGTATCATATATCGTCCTCGAATTACTAGAGGCGATAGTAGAGGATGAATTCTCTAAATAG
- a CDS encoding nucleoside hydrolase yields MKKNIYFNHDGGVDDLISLFLLLHMDNVKLTGVSVIPADCYLEPAMFASRKIIDRFGSGGLDVAASNSRGKNPFPKDWRMHAFYVDALPLLNESGKVVTPAADKPAHLHIIDTLRATEGKTTLLFTGPLTDLARALDIDPTIEEKVERLIWMGGTFREAGNVHEPEHDGTAEWNVFWDPDAAARVWDSGIEIDLVALESTNQVPLTLDVRERWAAERKHIGVDFLGQCYAMVPPLVHFSTNSTYYLWDVLTTAFVGKSDLVKVQTINSIVITEGASQGRTVETADGRPVHVVYDVDRDAFFDYITELAKKATERDL; encoded by the coding sequence ATGAAGAAGAACATTTATTTTAACCATGATGGCGGCGTGGATGATTTAATTTCGTTATTTTTGTTACTGCACATGGACAACGTGAAGCTGACGGGCGTGTCGGTCATTCCGGCGGATTGTTACTTGGAACCGGCGATGTTTGCCAGCCGTAAAATCATCGATCGGTTCGGCAGCGGAGGTTTGGATGTAGCCGCCTCGAATTCCCGCGGGAAGAATCCGTTCCCGAAGGACTGGCGCATGCATGCGTTCTATGTGGACGCCCTGCCGCTTCTTAACGAATCCGGTAAAGTGGTGACTCCTGCAGCGGACAAGCCGGCACATCTTCATATTATAGACACGCTGCGCGCTACGGAAGGCAAGACGACCCTGCTGTTTACGGGCCCGCTGACCGACCTTGCCCGCGCATTAGATATCGATCCGACGATCGAAGAAAAGGTCGAGCGCCTGATATGGATGGGCGGCACCTTCCGTGAAGCAGGCAATGTGCACGAGCCTGAGCATGACGGAACGGCAGAATGGAACGTATTCTGGGATCCGGATGCGGCCGCGCGCGTATGGGACAGCGGGATCGAGATTGATCTGGTGGCACTGGAAAGCACGAATCAAGTGCCGCTTACGCTCGATGTTCGTGAGCGCTGGGCTGCGGAACGGAAGCATATCGGCGTGGATTTCCTGGGCCAATGCTACGCGATGGTGCCGCCTCTCGTTCATTTCTCGACGAACTCGACATACTATCTGTGGGATGTATTAACGACTGCGTTCGTTGGCAAGAGCGATCTGGTGAAGGTGCAGACGATTAACAGCATTGTGATTACGGAGGGCGCAAGCCAAGGCCGTACCGTGGAAACGGCGGACGGACGCCCGGTACATGTCGTCTATGACGTGGATCGCGACGCATTCTTTGATTACATTACGGAATTGGCGAAAAAAGCAACGGAGAGGGATTTGTAA
- a CDS encoding nucleoside hydrolase, translated as MSEKKRVIIDTDTAGDDTIAILTALHYFQVEGIMITGGNVQFDQQVENALYTVQVAGKSGQVPVYKGHEGPIMGIGQTEHRTVEDVHGKDGMGDSFFEKAIQSPEKGHAVDFLIEAVHNNPGKIHLLAIAPLTNIAMAIKKDPTIVPKIPHLYIMGGTNNALGNITPSAEYNFYVDPEAAKIVLHSGIPITMVGWEMCTQYSIMDDNDHEEIEALGTKGAKFFKDVNKVVMRFNKTVHRLNGTTHPDTLLAAVAADEKIMTKSNLYHVDVETVGELTRGYSLVDINNRLERTRNVRVCEAIDREAFKNMLLDVLKSIN; from the coding sequence ATGTCCGAGAAAAAGCGAGTCATTATTGATACCGACACAGCCGGCGACGATACGATTGCCATTTTAACCGCGCTTCACTATTTTCAAGTCGAAGGCATTATGATTACCGGGGGCAACGTCCAGTTCGATCAGCAGGTGGAAAATGCGCTCTACACCGTGCAAGTCGCGGGAAAAAGCGGCCAAGTTCCTGTGTACAAAGGGCATGAAGGCCCGATCATGGGTATCGGCCAGACGGAGCATCGTACGGTCGAGGACGTGCATGGCAAGGATGGGATGGGGGATTCGTTTTTTGAAAAAGCGATCCAGTCTCCCGAAAAAGGGCATGCCGTCGACTTCCTTATCGAAGCGGTTCATAACAATCCAGGCAAAATCCATCTTCTTGCGATTGCGCCGTTAACGAATATTGCGATGGCGATCAAGAAGGATCCGACCATTGTTCCGAAAATTCCGCATCTCTATATTATGGGCGGAACGAACAATGCGCTCGGAAATATTACGCCGAGTGCGGAGTACAATTTCTACGTCGATCCGGAAGCGGCCAAAATCGTGCTTCATTCGGGCATTCCGATCACGATGGTCGGTTGGGAAATGTGCACGCAATATTCCATCATGGACGATAACGACCATGAAGAGATTGAAGCGCTCGGAACGAAGGGCGCGAAATTTTTCAAAGATGTCAACAAGGTCGTTATGAGATTTAATAAAACGGTTCACAGACTGAACGGCACGACGCATCCGGATACGCTGCTCGCAGCCGTAGCGGCAGACGAGAAGATCATGACGAAGTCCAATCTCTATCACGTCGATGTCGAAACCGTCGGCGAGCTGACTAGAGGCTACAGCCTTGTCGATATTAACAATCGTCTGGAACGCACGCGCAATGTCCGCGTCTGCGAAGCGATTGATCGGGAAGCTTTTAAAAACATGCTGTTGGATGTATTGAAGTCTATTAACTAA
- a CDS encoding NupC/NupG family nucleoside CNT transporter, with translation MQYIWGLLGILGIFLIAFAFSKNRKAINPRTVIGAFAIQFIFALIVLKWEFGKKMLNYLAAGVQSIIDSTNAGIQFLFGGILGAEKAGFTFALQVLPIIIFFCSLIAVLYYLGIMQWATKIIGGFLAKVLKTSETESMSAAANIFLGPTEAPLVVKPYIEKMTKSELFAIMVGGLACVSGSVLGGYAMLGVPIEYLLAAAFMGAPGGLLLAKIIMPETDHHLRAERVEMVKDTESRNVIDAAARGASDGLKIAAGVGAMLLAFISLIFLVNMIIGWVGGVFGIEALTLEQILGYLFAPIAFLIGVPWSEALQAGSFIGQKFVLNEFVAYTSFAPEIAHLSPKSVVIISFALCGFANLAAIALLIGGLGGIAPSRRQDLAEMGFRAVIAATLANLMSAAIAGMLV, from the coding sequence ATGCAATACATTTGGGGACTTCTAGGAATCTTGGGCATTTTTTTGATAGCATTTGCGTTTTCGAAAAATCGCAAGGCGATTAATCCGAGAACGGTGATTGGCGCGTTTGCGATTCAATTTATTTTTGCATTGATCGTGTTGAAGTGGGAATTCGGCAAGAAGATGCTGAACTACTTGGCTGCGGGCGTGCAGAGCATCATCGATTCCACGAATGCGGGCATTCAGTTCTTGTTCGGCGGGATATTGGGTGCGGAAAAGGCGGGCTTTACGTTCGCCTTGCAGGTATTGCCGATTATCATCTTCTTCTGTTCCTTGATCGCGGTTCTGTACTATCTCGGCATTATGCAGTGGGCTACGAAAATCATTGGCGGATTTCTGGCGAAGGTGCTTAAAACGAGTGAAACGGAATCGATGTCAGCGGCTGCGAATATTTTCCTCGGTCCGACCGAAGCGCCGCTTGTAGTTAAGCCTTATATTGAGAAAATGACCAAGTCGGAGCTGTTCGCGATTATGGTCGGCGGACTGGCGTGTGTCTCCGGTTCCGTCCTGGGCGGATACGCGATGCTTGGCGTTCCGATTGAATATTTGCTTGCAGCGGCCTTCATGGGAGCGCCGGGCGGCTTGCTGCTGGCCAAAATTATTATGCCGGAAACCGATCATCATCTCAGAGCGGAACGCGTCGAGATGGTGAAGGATACAGAGTCCCGAAATGTCATCGATGCCGCGGCTCGCGGAGCTTCGGACGGGCTCAAGATCGCTGCCGGCGTAGGCGCCATGCTGCTCGCGTTTATATCGCTCATTTTCTTGGTGAACATGATCATTGGCTGGGTTGGCGGCGTGTTCGGAATCGAGGCCTTGACGTTGGAGCAAATTCTAGGCTACTTGTTCGCGCCGATTGCTTTCCTGATCGGTGTTCCATGGAGCGAAGCGCTGCAGGCAGGTTCCTTCATCGGTCAAAAGTTCGTCCTGAACGAATTTGTCGCGTACACTTCGTTTGCGCCTGAGATTGCTCATTTGTCTCCAAAAAGTGTTGTCATCATCAGCTTCGCGCTGTGCGGCTTTGCCAATCTGGCGGCGATTGCACTCCTCATTGGAGGCTTGGGCGGGATTGCGCCTTCCCGAAGACAAGATCTGGCCGAGATGGGCTTCCGTGCGGTCATTGCCGCCACATTGGCCAACCTGATGAGCGCGGCGATTGCCGGGATGCTCGTGTAG
- a CDS encoding flavocytochrome c, with protein MKKKAAAMLILVLSFMLVIAGCGSGGNQNQNESQGNEKPAESQESEAVSGASQTNYTPIDQLKDKYDIIIVGAGGAGMSAALEAKEKGMNPVIFEKMPIAGGNTMKSSSGMNASQTKFQKEQGIEDNNDLFYEETLKGGHGTNDKEMLRFFVDNSASAIEWLDSIGIRLNNITITGGMNEKRTHRPEDGSAVGQYLVNGLVRNVQEKEIPLFVNANVTEITEKDGKVNGVKVLFNNNDEKTIAADAVVVTTGGYGANMDMIGEVRSDLKGLVTTNQEGSTGDGIKMIEKLGGVTVDMDQIQVHPTVQQEKSYLIGEAVRGEGAILVSSEGKRFTNELDTRDNVTAAINKLPEKSAYLVFDSGVKSRAKAIEQYDKMGFVIQGDTIEALAKEIGVPADQLTATLDTWNSAVKNKEDAEFGRTTAMDHDLSSGPYYAIKIAPGIHYTMGGVKINTNTEVLNKDGQPIPGLFAAGELTGGLHGQNRIGGNSVAEIIIFGRQAGIKSAEFVQAQ; from the coding sequence TTGAAGAAGAAAGCAGCAGCAATGTTGATTCTCGTTCTCTCTTTCATGCTCGTGATCGCGGGATGCGGCAGCGGCGGGAACCAGAATCAAAACGAGAGCCAGGGCAATGAAAAACCGGCGGAATCCCAAGAATCGGAAGCCGTGTCGGGTGCTTCTCAAACCAACTATACACCTATCGATCAATTAAAAGATAAATATGATATCATCATTGTCGGTGCAGGCGGCGCCGGAATGTCTGCCGCGCTTGAAGCCAAAGAAAAAGGCATGAACCCGGTTATTTTCGAAAAAATGCCGATTGCCGGCGGCAATACGATGAAATCCTCCTCCGGTATGAATGCTTCCCAGACCAAGTTCCAAAAAGAGCAAGGCATTGAGGACAACAATGACCTCTTTTACGAAGAGACGTTAAAAGGCGGCCATGGCACGAACGACAAAGAGATGCTTCGGTTCTTCGTCGATAATTCCGCAAGCGCCATCGAATGGCTTGATTCGATCGGAATTCGTCTGAACAATATCACGATTACGGGCGGCATGAACGAGAAGCGCACGCACCGCCCGGAAGACGGCTCGGCGGTAGGTCAATACCTCGTCAACGGTCTGGTGAGAAATGTTCAAGAGAAAGAAATTCCTCTGTTCGTAAATGCGAATGTAACGGAAATTACGGAGAAGGACGGCAAAGTAAACGGCGTGAAGGTCCTCTTCAACAATAACGATGAGAAGACGATTGCGGCGGATGCTGTCGTGGTGACCACCGGCGGTTATGGCGCTAACATGGATATGATTGGCGAGGTTCGCTCCGATCTGAAAGGTCTGGTGACGACAAACCAAGAAGGCAGCACCGGCGACGGCATCAAGATGATCGAAAAACTCGGCGGCGTCACGGTCGATATGGATCAAATCCAGGTTCACCCGACGGTGCAGCAAGAGAAATCCTATCTTATCGGGGAAGCGGTCCGAGGTGAAGGCGCAATCCTGGTTTCCAGCGAGGGCAAACGTTTCACAAACGAGCTGGACACGCGCGACAATGTCACGGCGGCCATCAACAAGCTGCCTGAAAAATCAGCTTATCTTGTATTTGATTCCGGCGTAAAATCCCGGGCGAAAGCCATTGAGCAGTACGACAAAATGGGCTTTGTCATTCAAGGCGATACCATTGAGGCGTTAGCCAAAGAAATTGGCGTTCCGGCAGATCAGTTAACTGCCACGCTGGATACATGGAACAGCGCCGTGAAGAACAAAGAGGATGCCGAATTCGGCAGAACGACAGCGATGGACCACGATCTGTCCAGCGGGCCATACTATGCCATCAAGATCGCCCCTGGGATTCACTACACCATGGGCGGCGTGAAAATCAATACAAACACTGAAGTGTTGAATAAAGACGGCCAGCCGATTCCTGGCTTGTTCGCAGCAGGCGAGCTAACAGGCGGCTTGCACGGTCAAAACCGCATCGGCGGCAACTCCGTGGCCGAGATCATCATCTTCGGCCGCCAAGCCGGCATTAAATCGGCTGAATTCGTACAAGCACAATAA
- a CDS encoding histidine phosphatase family protein produces MKNVYIVRHSLAEGQAPDAPLTAAGVRQAHKLAEFLADKPIEHIISSPYERAYRTIAPFADQHGMAIALDDRLTERVLSGSNHPDWRDMLRKTYDDLDLCYEGGESSNTAMKRASSVTCGGNCCYFTGFLAQ; encoded by the coding sequence ATGAAAAATGTATACATTGTGCGGCATTCCCTAGCGGAAGGGCAAGCTCCGGACGCGCCGTTAACCGCAGCCGGTGTGCGGCAAGCGCACAAGCTTGCGGAATTTTTGGCGGACAAACCTATCGAACATATCATTTCTAGTCCTTATGAGAGAGCCTATCGCACCATAGCGCCCTTCGCCGATCAACATGGCATGGCCATCGCTCTGGATGACAGATTGACGGAGAGGGTGCTGTCAGGCAGCAATCATCCCGATTGGCGTGACATGCTTCGGAAGACCTACGATGATTTAGATTTATGTTATGAGGGCGGGGAATCGAGCAATACGGCGATGAAGCGTGCCAGCAGCGTGACCTGTGGAGGAAATTGCTGCTATTTTACAGGATTTTTGGCTCAATGA
- a CDS encoding copper amine oxidase N-terminal domain-containing protein, producing MSASPIRVTVDGREVAFPDEPPYVDRTSNRTMVPAKFVSEKLGANVKRNESLKQIVFTHNHDTITLKVGENHAQVNGKTVTFDGPAAVRHGRTMVPLRFISEVFHADVAWKPEHNQVLITTSVHNVPRGTWIWDSRLIERDPDKIIGFASDNNVTSVYLQIDPDIAPAIYQDFIRSATEKRINVEALAGRPDWASKSKQDQIKKFIAWVQNYNASVTPEERFAGLHFDIEPYLLPEWKTGNKAMLASWMDNMRLIEQETKGSGLKITLDVPFWLNTVKVPGTEYSFSAWLLEKFDCLVIMDYRNFALGRNGIVENGNAIMREASTLNKQVIVAVETAKNVESDRTSFYAKGIEAMEKELQAAHQKLTRHSSYAGFAIHEYKSWAAMKYE from the coding sequence GTGAGTGCTTCCCCCATCCGAGTCACCGTGGACGGGCGTGAGGTGGCGTTCCCGGACGAACCTCCGTATGTGGATCGAACATCCAACCGCACGATGGTTCCCGCCAAATTCGTATCCGAAAAGCTGGGCGCAAACGTAAAGCGGAACGAGTCATTGAAGCAAATCGTTTTTACGCATAACCATGACACCATTACGTTGAAGGTGGGCGAGAATCACGCGCAAGTGAATGGCAAGACGGTAACCTTTGACGGGCCGGCGGCGGTCCGCCATGGCCGCACGATGGTTCCGCTTCGCTTCATCAGCGAAGTATTTCATGCCGATGTAGCTTGGAAGCCGGAGCACAATCAGGTCCTTATCACTACTTCTGTACATAACGTTCCCAGGGGCACGTGGATTTGGGATAGCCGCCTTATCGAGAGGGACCCGGATAAGATAATCGGCTTTGCCAGCGACAATAACGTAACCTCCGTATACCTTCAGATCGATCCCGATATCGCTCCGGCGATATATCAAGATTTTATTCGCAGCGCCACAGAGAAGCGGATAAACGTGGAAGCCCTGGCGGGCCGCCCCGATTGGGCATCCAAGTCGAAGCAGGACCAGATAAAAAAATTTATTGCATGGGTCCAAAACTATAATGCCTCCGTTACACCCGAAGAGAGGTTTGCCGGTCTGCACTTTGATATTGAACCTTATCTGCTGCCCGAATGGAAGACCGGCAATAAGGCGATGCTGGCAAGCTGGATGGACAATATGAGGCTGATTGAGCAGGAAACTAAAGGAAGCGGCTTAAAAATTACGCTGGATGTTCCTTTTTGGCTGAATACCGTAAAGGTTCCCGGCACGGAATACAGCTTCAGCGCCTGGTTATTGGAGAAGTTCGATTGCCTGGTGATTATGGATTACCGCAATTTTGCCTTAGGCAGGAATGGGATTGTGGAAAACGGCAACGCGATAATGAGAGAGGCCTCGACGCTGAACAAGCAAGTCATCGTTGCCGTGGAGACCGCTAAAAATGTGGAGAGCGATCGGACATCTTTCTATGCCAAGGGCATCGAAGCGATGGAAAAAGAGCTGCAAGCCGCTCATCAAAAGCTGACTCGGCATTCGAGCTATGCCGGCTTTGCGATTCATGAATACAAGAGCTGGGCCGCCATGAAATATGAATAA
- a CDS encoding response regulator transcription factor, giving the protein MFKVLLVEDEDMIRRGVRFSIDWLEYDCIVIEEALDGQDGYEKICELEPDIVITDINMPIMDGIAMIREGLKKHTFSSIIISGYNEFHLAKQALQLGVTEFLVKPLEDDQLIAALESAKTKVDLLRKYEIISKHPQASEEVLQSKFLEKETKTSKYVSQMIAYVQENYAKKISIHDLVEQLDLSAYYLNQKFKAETSYTFNEFLNRYRIHKSMELLKSGDNKVYAIAQDIGFSDYKYFISIFKKYAHVTPSQYQEYFRDKNA; this is encoded by the coding sequence ATGTTTAAAGTTCTGCTGGTTGAAGACGAAGATATGATTCGCAGGGGCGTGCGCTTCAGCATAGACTGGCTGGAATACGATTGTATCGTGATAGAGGAAGCGCTTGACGGACAGGACGGTTATGAGAAAATCTGCGAGCTGGAGCCCGATATCGTCATTACGGATATCAATATGCCGATTATGGACGGCATCGCCATGATTCGGGAAGGGCTTAAGAAGCATACCTTTAGCAGCATTATCATTTCGGGCTATAATGAATTCCATCTCGCCAAGCAAGCCTTACAATTAGGCGTAACCGAGTTCCTCGTGAAGCCATTGGAGGACGACCAATTGATTGCGGCGCTGGAATCTGCCAAGACAAAAGTCGATCTCCTGCGCAAGTACGAAATCATCTCCAAGCATCCGCAAGCATCCGAAGAGGTTCTGCAGAGCAAATTTCTGGAGAAGGAGACAAAGACCTCAAAATACGTGTCCCAAATGATCGCCTATGTGCAGGAGAATTACGCGAAAAAAATCAGCATCCATGACCTCGTGGAGCAGCTTGACTTAAGCGCCTATTACTTGAATCAGAAGTTCAAGGCGGAGACGAGCTATACATTCAATGAGTTTCTTAACCGCTACCGCATCCACAAGTCGATGGAGTTATTGAAGTCCGGCGACAACAAAGTGTATGCGATCGCGCAGGATATCGGATTTAGCGACTACAAGTACTTTATAAGCATTTTCAAAAAATACGCCCACGTTACGCCAAGCCAGTATCAAGAATATTTCAGAGATAAGAACGCGTAA
- a CDS encoding sensor histidine kinase — protein MEQKKIRNFKESTRHLFRLYTIIPFSILIVLFFIFTIINGRMNLTQKTTEAAQSISHSMAEVFERYYEEINRMAASPEVMNYLTTHLGSEHVYSEFYEFNNHQKVKSIFHIVDTDGIFRASTESPDALYASFAFSNLINRIAQRPDGTLTEMNSFRYSHDRDTSYTFGKAIVKDRQTIGYVVYQLYESDMQKLIFEQNNEIAMITDEHNTIIATTSNVTKGVLNKFSPKLDNQGHVLLNGGKYYMYSKRIPDTPIQVIALNSYKSEQYTYYTVSIFVLASSLLLWVIIHFLSNKMSARNSESIEKLILALAQLREGNFNGYVDIQTNDEFEILGGEYNAMLDRLKDLMEKNKELSELRTIIEVKQLQSQFHPHFIFNVLETLRYAIKIDAKQAQEIVMLLSRLLRYSIGPDRSVQLKDDMNYVRDYLKLQHIRFNERLEYRISIAEETHDVYVPKLVLQPIIENAIKYGYRNQSKVLIDIRIYPSGGRLMLEVCDNGPGMDEETLQKVNQLLESQNNTTQHIGLYNVHRRLVLLYGQESGIHIDSTQGKGTCVTLTIPYDWSGNDV, from the coding sequence ATGGAACAGAAAAAGATTCGCAACTTCAAGGAGTCAACCCGTCACTTATTCCGACTCTATACGATTATTCCGTTTTCCATTTTAATCGTCTTGTTTTTCATTTTCACCATCATTAACGGAAGAATGAACTTGACGCAAAAAACAACGGAGGCCGCCCAATCCATCAGTCACTCCATGGCAGAAGTATTTGAACGGTACTACGAAGAAATCAACCGGATGGCCGCTTCGCCTGAGGTAATGAACTATTTGACCACGCATTTGGGCAGTGAACATGTATATTCCGAATTTTATGAGTTCAATAACCATCAGAAGGTCAAGAGCATCTTCCACATCGTCGATACGGACGGCATCTTCCGTGCTAGCACCGAGTCGCCGGATGCGTTGTATGCCAGCTTTGCCTTCAGCAATCTCATTAACCGGATTGCTCAGAGACCGGACGGCACATTGACCGAGATGAACAGCTTTCGTTACTCGCATGATCGCGATACAAGCTATACGTTCGGCAAAGCGATTGTCAAAGACCGGCAAACAATAGGCTATGTCGTCTATCAACTGTATGAATCCGACATGCAGAAGCTTATTTTTGAACAAAATAATGAGATTGCGATGATTACCGACGAACATAACACGATCATTGCCACGACCAGCAATGTAACCAAAGGCGTCCTGAACAAATTCAGCCCCAAGCTCGACAATCAAGGGCATGTTCTGTTGAACGGCGGCAAGTACTATATGTATTCCAAACGGATACCGGACACGCCCATCCAAGTGATCGCGCTCAACTCCTACAAATCGGAGCAGTACACCTACTATACGGTGTCTATCTTTGTCCTTGCCTCCAGCCTGCTGTTATGGGTTATCATTCATTTTCTGTCGAACAAAATGTCTGCCCGCAATTCCGAGTCGATCGAGAAATTAATTCTTGCATTGGCCCAGCTCCGCGAAGGAAATTTCAATGGCTATGTCGACATCCAGACGAATGACGAGTTCGAAATTCTCGGCGGCGAGTATAATGCGATGCTTGATCGGTTGAAGGATTTGATGGAGAAAAATAAAGAGCTGTCCGAGCTCCGCACCATTATTGAAGTGAAGCAGCTGCAATCCCAATTCCATCCGCATTTTATATTCAACGTGCTGGAGACATTGCGTTATGCGATTAAGATTGACGCCAAACAAGCGCAGGAAATCGTCATGCTGCTGTCCAGACTGCTCCGCTACAGCATCGGGCCTGATCGCAGCGTCCAGTTGAAGGACGATATGAATTATGTGCGGGATTATTTGAAGCTTCAGCACATTCGGTTCAATGAACGGCTGGAGTACCGGATCTCCATAGCGGAGGAAACCCATGATGTCTACGTCCCCAAGCTTGTGCTGCAGCCCATTATTGAAAACGCTATCAAATATGGCTATCGAAACCAAAGCAAAGTGCTTATTGACATTCGGATCTACCCTTCTGGCGGAAGGCTGATGCTGGAGGTCTGCGACAACGGTCCGGGCATGGATGAAGAGACGCTGCAGAAGGTAAACCAGCTCTTGGAAAGCCAAAATAACACGACGCAGCATATCGGGCTGTACAATGTTCATCGCCGTCTGGTGCTTCTCTATGGCCAGGAGTCCGGCATCCATATCGACAGCACGCAAGGAAAAGGCACCTGTGTGACACTGACAATTCCTTACGATTGGAGTGGAAATGATGTTTAA